The sequence GCGACCGCGTCGCCGACGCGGTGGACCTCGAGGCCGCGGTCGCGCAGCGCGTGGTAGAGCCCGTCCTCGGGAAGCCCGTGCGCGCGGATCACGACCGTGTCGACGCCGGTCACCGTCTCCGTCGCCCCACCGAGCACGCAGGCGAGCGTCGCGGTGTGCTCGCCGACTCCGGCGAGCACCGTGCTGGGCCGCCAGCGGCATCCGGCGCGCACCGCGCGCGGGAGCGCCATCGCGAGCGTCTCGGCGTCGAGGGCGATCGGGGTCGCGAGCGGCGTCACGATCGTCACCTCGCGCCCGTCCCGCGCCAGCAGCTCGCCGAGACCGATCGCCTCGATGTGGCCGACGGCGTCGAGGATCACGACGCGCCGGCCCACGCGCGCAGGCTCCCGCAGGGCCGCTTCGTGATCGATCACCCAGTCGCGCTCGGCGCCGGGGACCGGCGTCGGATGGAACTTCGACGTGCCGTCCTTCGTCGCGCGGCCGCCGGTCGCGACCACAACCGCGTCCGGGGCGAGCGCCAGGACGCACTCGGGTGTGGCGTCGACGCCCAGGCGCACTTGGACGCCGCGGCGCGCGCACTCGAGCGCGCGCCAGTCGGCGAGATCGCCGAGCTCGGCGCGTCCCGGCAGCGCGGCGGCGAGCCGGATCTTGCCGCCGAGCCGCTCTGCGCGCTCGAGGAGCACGACCTCGTGTCCGCGCGCCGCCGCCACCCACGCAGCCTCGAGCCCCGCCGGACCGCCCCCGGCTACGACGATGCGGCGCCGGCGCGTCGCGGGCTCGATGGGACCGAAGCCCTCCTCCCCTTCGCGTCCCACGACCGGGTTCTGCACGCACGACACCGGGTAGCCGAGCGTGAGATTCCCGTAACAACCCTGGTTGATCCCCGTGCAGTGCCGGATCTCGCTCGCGCGGCCGTCACGCGCCTTCGCCGCCCACGCCTCGTCGGCGATGAGCGCGCGCACGAGCGTCACCGCGTCGGCGTCGCCGCGCGCGACGATCGACTCGGCCTCGTCGGGCGTGAGGATCCGCTGCACCGTGAAGACGGGCACGGCCCGCACCGCGCGCTTCACGGACGCGGCCGCGTACACGCCGACGCCGTGCGGCGCGTACACCGGGCGCACCATGCCGACGCCCGACCGCCCGATGCTGACGTCGAGGAAGTCGACGAGCCCCGCCGCCTCGAAGCGCGCGCCGATCGCCGCCGCGTCCTCTGCGGTGAGGCCACTCGGCCCGATCTCCTCGTCGCCGACCAGGCGAAGACCCACGACCGCGTCGCGTCCGACGGCGGCGCGCACGGCCTCCAGCACCTCGACGCCGAACCGCATCCGGTTCTCGAGGCTGCCGCCATAGGCATCGGTACGCCGGTTCGACTTCGGCGACAGGAACTCGTGGATCAGGTAGCCGTGCGCGCCGTGGATCTCGACGCCGTCGAAGCCGGCGCGGACGGCGTTGCGCGCCGAGCGCGCGAAGTGCCGGGTCAGCTCGCGGATCTCGGCCTGCTCGAGCGGCTTCGGCGCCTCCAGGTTGTTCACGACGTGCGACGGCGTCCAGACCGGCCGGTGCGACCAGCGCCCGGTGTTGACGCCGCCGTTGTGGGCGAGCTGGAGGAGCGCCAGGGCGCCCTGCTTCGTGATCGCGCCGGCCACGCGCGCCAGCTGCGGGATGGCGGCCTCGTCCCACGCCACGGCGTTGTTGTGCATCTGGTAGGCGGTGGTCGGGTGGACCTGCGCCTGTCCGGCGATGACCACGCCCACGTCGTGCGCGGCGCGCAGGCCGAGGTAGCGCCCGAGGCGCTCGCCGTAGAAGCCCGGCTCGCCGTAGCGGGCGGCCGGCTCGGTGAACATCGTGAAGTGCGCGCCGAAGACGACGCGGTTCTTCGCCGTCCGCGGGCCGATGCGCAGCGGCGTGAAGAGGTGCGGGTACGCTGCGGGCTCGGACATCGCGCCGCGGACGTTGTCACGCCGCGCGCGCGCCTGGCAAGATGACCGCCTCCATGCACGTCCTCGTCTACGGTACCGGTGCGGTCGGCGGCTACTTCGGCGCCCTGCTCGCCCGCGGCGGCCACGACGTCACCTTCGTCGCGCGCGGCACGAACCTGGAGGCGCTTCGTCGCGACGGCCTGCGCGTCCTGCTCGGTGGTCCCGAGCAGACGATCCGGGTGCACCCGGCCCGCGCCGTCGAGCACCCGGCGGATGCGCCTCGCGCCGACCTCGTCCTCGTGTGCGTCAAGTCGTACGACACGCCCGCCGCAGCCGATGCGCTCCGCCCCGCCGTCGATCGCGACACCGTCCTCCTGTCGCTCCAGAACGGCGTCGAGAACGAGGCGATCCTGGCCGGGCGGCTCGGGCTCCCGCCCTTGATGGTCGGGCTCACGCGCATCGGCGTCGAGCTGACGGCCCCGGCGACCGTCTTCTACAGCGGTCGCGGCGAGATCATCTTCGGCGAGCCCGACGGCAGCGAGAGCCCCCGCGCGCGGCGGCTCGCCGACACGCTCGCCGCGGCGGGCGTCCCGTACCAGCTCCGGCGCGACATCCTGGTCTCGGCCTGGGAGAAGCTCGCGTGGAACGCCGGCTTCAACGCGGTCTCGACCCTCACCGACGCGACCGTGCGCGAGATTCTGGCACATCCCGGCGCCCGCGACCTCGTCGTGCAGGTGATGGAGGAGGTCGACGCCACCGCGACGGCGCTCGGCATTCCCGTGCGCCGCTGGCGCACGCAGTCCGTCCTCGACGACAGCCTGGGGGGTCTGCCCGACTTCCCGACCTCGATGCTGCAGGACCGCCGTCGCGGCCGCCGCCTCGAGCACGACGCCATCAACGGCGCCGTCGTGCGCGCCGCCGCACGCGCGGGCGTCGCGGTGCCGGCGAACCGGACGTTGCTGGCCCTACTCGATCGCCTGGACCAGTCCGGGCTTCGCGCGTGAGTCGTCATCGCGCGGTCTCGCGACAGGTCCGCTGCTCAGCGCCGACGCGCAGCCATCTGGTCGTTCGTCCCAGCCATCGCACGCCCAGGTAGCCTCGCAGGCGAAGGTGGTCCTCGTCGTCGAGGGACAGCTCGCAGCGGTACGTGCGCCCCGACGTCGGATGCGTTGCAGCAACGCTGCGAACGTGATGGCGCCCACGAATCCCACGGTGCGGATCGCGTGGAACGTCGCCTCGTCCACGACGGGTCCCTACCGCAGCGACGCGACGGCTTCGGCGGCGAGCCGGAGCGTGCCCGACGGCGCGAGCCCGAGCCCGAGCGTCAGCGCCATCGCGACGACGATCGCCGCGGCGAGCGCGGGCCGGCGTGCCAGCGCGACCACCGGCCGCGTCCCCTGCGCCATGTACATCTGCACGAGCACGCCGAAGTAGTAGTAAACCGAGACGACGCTGTTGAGGACGCCGACGATGGCGAGCCCGACGAAGCCTGCGTTCACGGCGGCGCTGAAGAGCGCCAGCTTGCCCGCGAAGCCGGCCGTCGGCGGGATGCCCGCGAGCGACAGCATGAAGATGGTCATCGCGATGCCGAGCATCGGCTGGCGGAAACCGACGCCGGCCAGATCCTCGAGCGACTCGCAGGGCTCGCCGCGCCGGCCGAGCGCGATCAGAACCGCGAACGCCCCGATCGTCATCACCGTGTAGACGGCGAGGTAGAAGCAGAGCGCCGCGCCGCCCTCGGGCGTGCCGGTGACGACGCCGATGAGCGCGTAGCCCGCGTGGGCGATGCTGGAATACGCCAGCATGCGCTTCAGGTTTCGCTGCGAGATGGCCGTCACGTTGCCGACGGTCATGGTGAGCGCCGCGATCCACCACAGGACGGCCGACAGCTCCGCGCCGGTGCCGTGGAACGCGAGCACCAGCACGCGCGCCAGCGCGGCGAAGGCCGTCGCCTTCACGCCGACCGCCATGAACGCGGTCACGGTCGTCGGCGCGCCCTCGTAGACGTCGGGCATCCAGCCGTGGAACGGGACCATGGCAACCTTGAAACCGAAGCCGACGAGCAGGAGCGCCAGGCCGACCAGCACGAGCGGGTCGCTCGGGCTCTTCGCCACCACGCGGCCGATCGCGTCGAGCTGCGTCGATCCCGTCGCGCCGTAGAGGAACGCGGTGCCGTAGAGGAGGAAGCCGCTCGCGAACGCGCCGAGGAAGAAGTATTTCAGCGCCGCCTCGTTCGAGCGCGGATCGGTCCGCAGCATGCCGGCCAGGACGTAGACCGCGACCGACATGATCTCGAGTGCGAGGAAGATCACGATGAGGTCGTTCGCGGCCGCCATCAGCACCATGCCGCACGTCGACAGGAGCACGAGCGCGTAGTAGTCGCCGCCCGCGAGCGGGTGGTCGCGCAGGTAGTCGATCGACATGAGGATCGTGAGCGCCGCGCCGAGGCACACGACCACCGTGAAGAAGAGCGCGTAGCGGTCGGCGCGCAGCGTGTTCTGGAAGCCGGCCACCTCCCCCGTGTGCGGCCAGAGCCACACCGCGACCGCCATGGTCGCCGCGAGGCCGAGGATGCCGACCACCGCGACGCCGTCGCGCTCGGTGCCGCGCATGACGAGATCGGCCAGCATGACGACGACCGCCGCCCCGAGGGCGACGAGCGCGGGCATGGCCACCTGCCAGCCGGCGGCGAACGGCGCGCCGTCGATCACTCGATCACCTCGTGCACCGGAGCCTGGACCAGGCGCGTCGCGACCGGCGCCTGCCGGTGAACGTAGTCGTTGAGGATGTGGTCGACCGAGGGCTCGATGCGCGAAAGGAACGGCGCGGGATACAACCCCATCGCGACGCAGAGAGCGATCACCGGGACGATGACCGCGATCTCGCGTCCGCTGAGATCGGTCAGCCGCCGGTTCTCGTCGTGTACCACGGGCCCGAAGATCACGCGCTGGTACATCCACAGGAGGTAGAGCGCGCCGAGCACGAGTCCGGAAGTCGCGACCGTGGTCGCGCGCCACGAGGCCGGGAACGATCCCACGAGGATCAGGAACTCGCCGACGAAGCCGTTGAGTCCCGGCAGACCGGCCGACGCCAGCATGACGAGGAGGAGCGCCACCGCATAGCGCGGCACGACGTTCCACAGTCCCCCGAACGCCGCGATCTCGCGGGTATGGCGCCGCTCGTAGATCATGCCGACCAGCAGGAAGAGCCCGCCCGTCGAGAGCCCGTGGTTGAGCATCTGGTAGACGCTCCCGACCACCGCCTTCGACTCGAGCGCGAAGAGGCCGAGCACGCAGAAGCCCAGGTGCGAGACCGACGAGTACGCCACCAGCTTCTTCACGTCCGGCTGCACGACCGCGACGAGCGCACCGTACACGACGCCGACGACGGCGAGCGCCAGCATGAGCGGCGCGGCCTCGCGCACGGCCGACGGAAAGAGCGGCATTGCAAAGCGCAGGAGCCCGTACGTCCCCATCTTGAGGAGCACGCCCGCCAGGATGACCGAGCCGCCGGTCGGCGCCTCGACGTGCGCGTCGGGCAGCCAGGTGTGGAACGGGAACAGCGGCACCTTGATGGCGAAGGCCAGCGCGAAGGCCGCGAAGCACCAGATCTGCTCCCTCGGCGTGAGCGCGAGCGCCAGGAAGCGCTCGTAGTCGAAGCTCATGCCGCCCGCGCTCTTGGTCCTCCAGGCGCAGTAGAGGATGGCGACCAGCATCGGGAGGCTCCCGACCATGGTGTAGAGGACGAACTTGGTGGCGGCGTAGATGCGCCGCGGCCCGCCCCAGACCCCGATCAGGAGGTACATCGGGATCAGCATCGCCTCCCAGAAGACGTAGAAGAGGAAGAGATCGAGCGCGACGAGGGCGCCCAGCATCCCCGTCTCCAGGAGGAGGAAGAGGACGAAGTACTCCTTCACGCGGTCGCGCTTCTCGCCCCAGGCGGCGAGGATCACGAGGGGCGTGAGGAAGGTCGTGAGCAGGACGAGGAAGAGGCTCACGCCGTCGACGCCGACGCGGTAGCCGATGCCCCAGGTGGGGATCCACGGTGCGGACTCGACCAGCTGGAACCCCGCCGTGCCGGGAACGAAGCGGTCCAGGATGCCGAGCGAGACGAGGAACGGGATCAGGGCGAAGGCGAACGCCGCGCGGCGGATGCCCTGCTCGTGCTCGCGCGGGAGGATCGCGAGCAGCACCGCGCCGGCCAGCGGCGCGAAGACGGTGAGCGTCACGAGCGGCATCAGTGCACCACGAAGTACCCGAGCAGCACGAGCGCCCCGACCAGGAACGAGAGCGCGGCGTGTTGGAGGTTGCCGGTCTGGAGCCGGCGCCAGCGGCTGGAGAGCCACGCGACCACGTCGGCGATGCCGTTGACGGCGCCGTCGACGAAGTCGGGGTCGACGATGCGGGCCAGGAACTCGGCGAGCGCGAAGAGCGGCCGCACGACGATCGCGTCGTAGAGCTCGTCGACGCGCCACTTGTCGCGCAGGAAGCGGTAGAGCCCGCCCGCCGCCGTCGCCGCCTGCTCGGGGAGCGAGGGCTCCCGCACGTACGCGTACCACGCCGCCCCGAGGCCGAGGAAGGCGAGGGCGCCGGCGAGGACCAGCATGCCGAACGGCGTCGCCTCCTCGTGGTGCGCACCGATGAAGTGGTTCACCTGCCCGGGGACGTCGAGCGCGCCGCCCACCGCGGACAGCACCGCGAGCACGACGAGCGGTCCCAGCATGCTCCACGGCGACTCGTGCGGATGCACGTGGTGATGGTCGAACCGCTCCTCGCCGAAGAAGGTGAGGAAGAAGAGGCGCCCCATGTAGAACGCCGTGAGCACGGCGACGACGTACCCGATGACGCCGAGCAACGGCTGCGGATGCGGGCCGAGGAACGCGCCGGCGATGATCTCGTCCTTGCTGTAGAACCCGGACAGGAACGGCACGCCGGAGATCGCGAGCGTGCCCACGAGCATCGTCCAGTACGTGCCCGGCATGTGGCGGCGGAGCCCGCCCATCTTCTGCATGTCCTGCTCGCCGTGCATCCCGTGGATGACGGAGCCGGCGCCGAGGAAGAGCAGCCCCTTGAAGAACGCGTGCGTGACGACGTGGAAGAGCGCCGCGCCCGTGACGCCCACGCCGAGGCCGAGGAACATGTAGCCCAGCTGCGAGACGGTGGAGTACGCGAGCACCTTCTTGATGTCGGCCTGCGCGATCGCGATGGTGGCGGCGACGAGGGCCGTGAGCGCGCCGATCCAGGCGATGACGGCGAGCGCGGCCGGCGCGAGATCGAACAGGAAGTAGAGGCGCGTCACCATGTAGGCGCCGGCCGTCACCATGGTCGCGGCGTGGATCAGGGCCGAGACCGGGGTGGGACCGGCCATGGCGTCGGGCAGCCAGACGAAGAGCGGGATCTGCGCCGACTTGCCGGTCGCGCCGCCGAACAGGAGCAGGCAGACGAGCGTCGCCAGCGTCATCGGCCCGACCATCGTGCCGGCGAGCGTCCCCGCCTTGGCCTGCAGCTCGGCGACGTCGAGCGTCCCGGTGTGCTGCACGAGCAGGAAGAGCCCGAGCACGAACGAGGCGTCGCCGACGCGGTTCACGAGGAACGCCTTCTTGCCGGCGATCGCGTTGGCCTCGACCTCGTACCAGAAGCCGATGAGGAGATACGAGCACAGCCCCACGCCTTCCCATCCGACGAAGAGCAGGAGCAGGTTGTCGGCGAGCACCAGCACGAGCATCGCCGTGATGAAGAGGTTCAGGTACGTGAAGAAGCGCGCGAAGCACGGGTCGTCGTGCATGTACCCGAGCGAGTACACGTGGATGAGGAAGCCGATGCCGGTCACGACCAGCACCATGATCGCGGAGATGGCGTCGAGCCGGAACGCGACGTCGGAGTGGAACGGTCCCACCTCGATCCAGCGATAGACGAGGTCGTGCAGCATGGGCGGCCCGTCGCCCTGGCCGCCTTCGAGCCCGTGCAGCCGCAGCACCGTCACGATTGCGATCGCGAACGCCGCGCCCACGGCGCCGGGGCCGACGACGGCGGACGTGCGCGGCGCGCGCTGGCCCACGGTCGCGTTCCACAGGAACCCGAGCGCCGGCAGCAGGACGATCCAGCGCAGGAGCGGCTCGGCGGTCACCATCGGAGCGTCGTCACCTCGTCCGCGTTGACGGTCGCGCGGGCGCGGAAGAGCTGCAGGATGATCGCGAGGCCGACGGCCGCTTCGGCCGCGGCGACGGCCATCACGAAGAAGACGATGACGTGCCCGTCCATGCTCTGGTGCGCGCGGGCGAAGGTGACGAAGGTGAGGTTCACGGCGTTCAGCATGAGCTCGATCGCCATGAAGACGACGATGAGGTTCCGCCGCGCGAGCACGCCCACGACGCCGATGCCGAAGAGCACGGCGGACAGGACGAGATACCAGGCGAGCGGCGCGGGCGCCGTCACGCGAGCCTCTTCTTGCCGATCACGACCGCCCCGATGATGGCGACCAGGAGCAGGACCGACGTCAGCTCGAAGGGCAGGAGATAGCTGGTGAAGAGCCGCTCGGCCACCGGTACGGTGTTGCCGAAGCCCTCGGCAAGCACCGGCACGCCGAGCGGCGTGCGCGCGACGCCGAAGGCGACGAGGCCGGCCAGCGCGAGTCCGCCGAGCGCCGCCGCAGCCACCCGCGCCGGCGCCGAGAGCGTCTCGAGCTCGGCTTGCAGGTTCAGCAGCATGATCACGAACAGGAACAGGACGACGATCGCCCCGGCGTAGACGATGATCTGCAGAAAGCCGAGGAGCTGCGCGTCGAGGCCGAGGAAGAGCACGGCGATGAAGAAGAGCGTGCCGACCAGGCCGAGCGCGCTGTAGACGGGGCTCCGTGCGACGACGACGGTGAACGCGCCCAGCACCGTGAGCACGGCGATGACCAGGAAGAGCGCCGCGCTCACGCGTGGCCTCCGAGCCACAGGATCAGACCGGCCGTCACGACGACGTTCGCGAGCCCGATCGGCAGGAGCCCCTTCCATCCGAGCCGCATCAATTGATCGTATCGGAAGCGCGGCAGCGTCCAGCTCAGGACGATCTGCAGAATGGTGAAGAACAGCATCTTCACCGTAAAGGCGACGACGCCCAGGAGCGTCACGAGGAGCGGCGCGACGGGGAGGATGCCCCCGCCCGGGAAGTGGAAGCCGTCGGGCGCGAGGAACGGGATCTGCCAGCCGCCGAAGTAGAGGGTCGTGACGAGCGCGGACACGAGCACGACCTCGACGAAGTCGGCCATGAAGAACATGAAGTGCTTGGCGCCCGAATACTCGGTGAAGTAGCCGGCGATGAGCTCGGACTCGCTCTCGGGGAGGTCGAACGGCACGCGCTTCGATTCGGCGACGCCGCTTACGAAGAAGAGGAGGAAGCCGAGCGGCTGGTAGATGATGCCCCAGGCGGGGAGCCAGCCACCGAGGAGCCGCCCTTGCGCGTGGACCATCTCCTGCAGGTCGAGCGTGCCGTAGACGAGCACCGCCCCCACGAGCGCGAGGCCCATCGCGATTTCGTACGAGATCATCTGCGCCGAGCCGCGCACGCTGCCGAGGAGCGCCCAGCGGTTGTTCGACGCCCAGCCGCCCAGCACGACGCCGTAGACCCCGAGCGACACCATGGCCAGGACGTAGAGGACGCCGACGCCGAGCGGCGCCGCCTGCAGGTTGATGTGGCGGTCGCCCACGACGAGCTCGTTGCCGAACGGGATCACCGCGAACGGGACGAGCGCCATGACGAGGCTCACGACCGGCGCCCAGAAATGGAGGAGGCGGTCGGTCCCCACGATGCGGACGTCCTCCTTCAGGAGCCACTTGATCGGGTCGGCGACGAACGTGTTGATGAGTCCCATGCCCGCGAAGCCGAAGATGGACGCGCGGTTCGCCCCGATGCGGTCCTGGATCAGCGCGCTGATCTTGCGCTCGCAGAAGCCGCCGAAGGCGACCAGCTGCACCGCGAGCAGGATGATGAACACGACGCGCGCGACGTCGATGAGGAGGTCGGCGAGCACGCCTATTCGCTCGCCAGCCGCGTGAGGAGCGCGCGGACCTTCTCGACGTCGAGGCCCTCGTGGTAGGCGCCGTTGTTGATCTGGATCACGGGCGCCGTTCCGCACGAAGCGAGGCACTCGACCTCCTCGAACGAGAACCGGCCGTCGGCCGTCTTCTCGCCGTGGCGGATGCCGAGGGTGTCGTGGATGAGCGTGCGGAGCTCGCCCGCGCCGCGGAGCGCGCACGGCAGGTTCCGGCAGAGCTGGAGGTGCCAGCGCCCGACCGGCTCCTTCCAGTACATCGTATAGAAGGAGGCGACCGACGTGACCCACGCGAGCGGCAGCTCCATCAGCTCGGCCACGTAGGCCTGCACCGGCTCGGAGAGCCAGCCGAACTCGCGCTGCGCGAGCCACAACGTCGGCATGAGCGCGGCGCGGCGGGTGGGATAGCGCGTGAGGATCTCGCGATACTCGGCGAGCGCGGCGTCCGAGAAGCGCGGGCTCGCGGGCTCAGCGGTCACACTCGCCTCCGATCATGTTCACCTGCCCGAAGGTCGTGATGACGTCGGCGATCATGGCACCCTGGAGCATCCGTCCGATCGCGCCCATGGCGTAGAAGCAGGGCGGGCGGACGCGCACCCGATACGGACGCCCGCTGCCGTCGGAGACGAGGTAGAACCCGAGCTCGCCGTTGCCGCCCTCGGTCGCGACGTAGACCTCGCCGGCCGGGACCTTCTGACCCTCGATGACGAGCTTGAAGTGGTTCATCAGGCCCTCGATCGAGCCGTAGACCTCGTTCTTCGGCGGCAGGACGAAGCGCGGGTCGGTCGCCGTCACCGGTCCCTCGGGGATCTGCTGGAGGGCCTGCTCGACGATGCGCATGCTCTGCTCGATCTCGACCATGCGGACCATGAAGCGATCGTAGTTGTCGCCGTTGGAACCGGTCGGAACCATGAAGTCGAGCCGATCGTAGACGAGGTACGGGTACGCCTTGCGCACGTCGTACTCGACGCCGGCCGCCCGCAGGAGCGGCCCCGTGAGTCCCAGCGAGATCGCCTCGTCGCGCGCGAGCTTGCCGACGCCGGCCATGCGATCGACGAAGATGCGGTTGCGCGACAGGAGCTTGTCGCAGTCGCGGACGACGTTGCGGACGCTCGCGAATGCCTTCGTCGTCCGCTCGCGCATGTCGTGCGGCAGGTCGTTCGTGACCCCGCCCAGGCGGCAGTACGTGACCGTGAGCCGTGCGCCGGTGATGGCCTCGACGAGGTCGTAGAGGAACTCGCGCGCCTCCAGCATGTAGAAGGCGGCCGACAGCGCGCCGACCTCGCTCGCGCCCATGCCGAGGCACGTGAGGTGGTCGGCGATGCGGGAGATCTCGCCCGCAATGACGCGGATGTACTGGCAGCGCTCGGGCGTCTCGAGGCCGGCGAGCTTCTCGACGGCGAGCGCGAACCCGACGTTGTTCAGGAGCGGCGAGGCGTAGTTCAGACGATCGGCGTAGGGGAAGCAGTGGTTCCACGTCCCCTGCTCGCACATCTTCTCGAAGCCGCGGTGCAGGTACCCGATCTCGACGTCGACCTCGACGATGGTCTCGCCGTCGAGCTTCAGGTTGAACTTGATGGTGCCGTGCGACGCGGGGTGCGACGGCCCCATCTGGATTTCC is a genomic window of Candidatus Eisenbacteria bacterium containing:
- a CDS encoding FAD-dependent oxidoreductase, with the translated sequence MSEPAAYPHLFTPLRIGPRTAKNRVVFGAHFTMFTEPAARYGEPGFYGERLGRYLGLRAAHDVGVVIAGQAQVHPTTAYQMHNNAVAWDEAAIPQLARVAGAITKQGALALLQLAHNGGVNTGRWSHRPVWTPSHVVNNLEAPKPLEQAEIRELTRHFARSARNAVRAGFDGVEIHGAHGYLIHEFLSPKSNRRTDAYGGSLENRMRFGVEVLEAVRAAVGRDAVVGLRLVGDEEIGPSGLTAEDAAAIGARFEAAGLVDFLDVSIGRSGVGMVRPVYAPHGVGVYAAASVKRAVRAVPVFTVQRILTPDEAESIVARGDADAVTLVRALIADEAWAAKARDGRASEIRHCTGINQGCYGNLTLGYPVSCVQNPVVGREGEEGFGPIEPATRRRRIVVAGGGPAGLEAAWVAAARGHEVVLLERAERLGGKIRLAAALPGRAELGDLADWRALECARRGVQVRLGVDATPECVLALAPDAVVVATGGRATKDGTSKFHPTPVPGAERDWVIDHEAALREPARVGRRVVILDAVGHIEAIGLGELLARDGREVTIVTPLATPIALDAETLAMALPRAVRAGCRWRPSTVLAGVGEHTATLACVLGGATETVTGVDTVVIRAHGLPEDGLYHALRDRGLEVHRVGDAVAVRTADHAIFDGHVLGRRL
- a CDS encoding 2-dehydropantoate 2-reductase, translating into MHVLVYGTGAVGGYFGALLARGGHDVTFVARGTNLEALRRDGLRVLLGGPEQTIRVHPARAVEHPADAPRADLVLVCVKSYDTPAAADALRPAVDRDTVLLSLQNGVENEAILAGRLGLPPLMVGLTRIGVELTAPATVFYSGRGEIIFGEPDGSESPRARRLADTLAAAGVPYQLRRDILVSAWEKLAWNAGFNAVSTLTDATVREILAHPGARDLVVQVMEEVDATATALGIPVRRWRTQSVLDDSLGGLPDFPTSMLQDRRRGRRLEHDAINGAVVRAAARAGVAVPANRTLLALLDRLDQSGLRA
- a CDS encoding NADH-quinone oxidoreductase subunit N, which codes for MIDGAPFAAGWQVAMPALVALGAAVVVMLADLVMRGTERDGVAVVGILGLAATMAVAVWLWPHTGEVAGFQNTLRADRYALFFTVVVCLGAALTILMSIDYLRDHPLAGGDYYALVLLSTCGMVLMAAANDLIVIFLALEIMSVAVYVLAGMLRTDPRSNEAALKYFFLGAFASGFLLYGTAFLYGATGSTQLDAIGRVVAKSPSDPLVLVGLALLLVGFGFKVAMVPFHGWMPDVYEGAPTTVTAFMAVGVKATAFAALARVLVLAFHGTGAELSAVLWWIAALTMTVGNVTAISQRNLKRMLAYSSIAHAGYALIGVVTGTPEGGAALCFYLAVYTVMTIGAFAVLIALGRRGEPCESLEDLAGVGFRQPMLGIAMTIFMLSLAGIPPTAGFAGKLALFSAAVNAGFVGLAIVGVLNSVVSVYYYFGVLVQMYMAQGTRPVVALARRPALAAAIVVAMALTLGLGLAPSGTLRLAAEAVASLR
- a CDS encoding NADH-quinone oxidoreductase subunit M; translated protein: MPLVTLTVFAPLAGAVLLAILPREHEQGIRRAAFAFALIPFLVSLGILDRFVPGTAGFQLVESAPWIPTWGIGYRVGVDGVSLFLVLLTTFLTPLVILAAWGEKRDRVKEYFVLFLLLETGMLGALVALDLFLFYVFWEAMLIPMYLLIGVWGGPRRIYAATKFVLYTMVGSLPMLVAILYCAWRTKSAGGMSFDYERFLALALTPREQIWCFAAFALAFAIKVPLFPFHTWLPDAHVEAPTGGSVILAGVLLKMGTYGLLRFAMPLFPSAVREAAPLMLALAVVGVVYGALVAVVQPDVKKLVAYSSVSHLGFCVLGLFALESKAVVGSVYQMLNHGLSTGGLFLLVGMIYERRHTREIAAFGGLWNVVPRYAVALLLVMLASAGLPGLNGFVGEFLILVGSFPASWRATTVATSGLVLGALYLLWMYQRVIFGPVVHDENRRLTDLSGREIAVIVPVIALCVAMGLYPAPFLSRIEPSVDHILNDYVHRQAPVATRLVQAPVHEVIE
- the nuoL gene encoding NADH-quinone oxidoreductase subunit L, with protein sequence MVTAEPLLRWIVLLPALGFLWNATVGQRAPRTSAVVGPGAVGAAFAIAIVTVLRLHGLEGGQGDGPPMLHDLVYRWIEVGPFHSDVAFRLDAISAIMVLVVTGIGFLIHVYSLGYMHDDPCFARFFTYLNLFITAMLVLVLADNLLLLFVGWEGVGLCSYLLIGFWYEVEANAIAGKKAFLVNRVGDASFVLGLFLLVQHTGTLDVAELQAKAGTLAGTMVGPMTLATLVCLLLFGGATGKSAQIPLFVWLPDAMAGPTPVSALIHAATMVTAGAYMVTRLYFLFDLAPAALAVIAWIGALTALVAATIAIAQADIKKVLAYSTVSQLGYMFLGLGVGVTGAALFHVVTHAFFKGLLFLGAGSVIHGMHGEQDMQKMGGLRRHMPGTYWTMLVGTLAISGVPFLSGFYSKDEIIAGAFLGPHPQPLLGVIGYVVAVLTAFYMGRLFFLTFFGEERFDHHHVHPHESPWSMLGPLVVLAVLSAVGGALDVPGQVNHFIGAHHEEATPFGMLVLAGALAFLGLGAAWYAYVREPSLPEQAATAAGGLYRFLRDKWRVDELYDAIVVRPLFALAEFLARIVDPDFVDGAVNGIADVVAWLSSRWRRLQTGNLQHAALSFLVGALVLLGYFVVH
- the nuoK gene encoding NADH-quinone oxidoreductase subunit NuoK, translating into MTAPAPLAWYLVLSAVLFGIGVVGVLARRNLIVVFMAIELMLNAVNLTFVTFARAHQSMDGHVIVFFVMAVAAAEAAVGLAIILQLFRARATVNADEVTTLRW
- a CDS encoding NADH-quinone oxidoreductase subunit J, giving the protein MSAALFLVIAVLTVLGAFTVVVARSPVYSALGLVGTLFFIAVLFLGLDAQLLGFLQIIVYAGAIVVLFLFVIMLLNLQAELETLSAPARVAAAALGGLALAGLVAFGVARTPLGVPVLAEGFGNTVPVAERLFTSYLLPFELTSVLLLVAIIGAVVIGKKRLA
- a CDS encoding complex I subunit 1 family protein, yielding MLADLLIDVARVVFIILLAVQLVAFGGFCERKISALIQDRIGANRASIFGFAGMGLINTFVADPIKWLLKEDVRIVGTDRLLHFWAPVVSLVMALVPFAVIPFGNELVVGDRHINLQAAPLGVGVLYVLAMVSLGVYGVVLGGWASNNRWALLGSVRGSAQMISYEIAMGLALVGAVLVYGTLDLQEMVHAQGRLLGGWLPAWGIIYQPLGFLLFFVSGVAESKRVPFDLPESESELIAGYFTEYSGAKHFMFFMADFVEVVLVSALVTTLYFGGWQIPFLAPDGFHFPGGGILPVAPLLVTLLGVVAFTVKMLFFTILQIVLSWTLPRFRYDQLMRLGWKGLLPIGLANVVVTAGLILWLGGHA
- a CDS encoding NAD(P)H-dependent oxidoreductase subunit E → MTAEPASPRFSDAALAEYREILTRYPTRRAALMPTLWLAQREFGWLSEPVQAYVAELMELPLAWVTSVASFYTMYWKEPVGRWHLQLCRNLPCALRGAGELRTLIHDTLGIRHGEKTADGRFSFEEVECLASCGTAPVIQINNGAYHEGLDVEKVRALLTRLASE
- a CDS encoding NADH-quinone oxidoreductase subunit D, which gives rise to MEIQMGPSHPASHGTIKFNLKLDGETIVEVDVEIGYLHRGFEKMCEQGTWNHCFPYADRLNYASPLLNNVGFALAVEKLAGLETPERCQYIRVIAGEISRIADHLTCLGMGASEVGALSAAFYMLEAREFLYDLVEAITGARLTVTYCRLGGVTNDLPHDMRERTTKAFASVRNVVRDCDKLLSRNRIFVDRMAGVGKLARDEAISLGLTGPLLRAAGVEYDVRKAYPYLVYDRLDFMVPTGSNGDNYDRFMVRMVEIEQSMRIVEQALQQIPEGPVTATDPRFVLPPKNEVYGSIEGLMNHFKLVIEGQKVPAGEVYVATEGGNGELGFYLVSDGSGRPYRVRVRPPCFYAMGAIGRMLQGAMIADVITTFGQVNMIGGECDR